Proteins encoded in a region of the Candidatus Neomarinimicrobiota bacterium genome:
- a CDS encoding DUF4159 domain-containing protein, with translation MPGALTITRLQYGGGGDWYGDPSSLPNLITYAREQTGISIASEEARAAIGEDIFWGSTYLYVTGHGNIHFTDEEAALLRSHLVAGAFLHADDNYGMDRAFQREMNKVFPDKDWVELPPDHPIFNIVFPFPDGLPKIHEHDGKRPQGLGLFHEGRLIVFYTYECDLGDGWEDPQVHDVSPELREAALKMGTNIIAYALSR, from the coding sequence ATGCCGGGCGCTCTAACCATCACCAGGCTCCAGTATGGGGGTGGGGGTGACTGGTACGGCGATCCCAGCTCCCTACCTAATCTGATCACTTATGCCAGAGAACAGACTGGTATTAGCATCGCCTCTGAGGAAGCCAGGGCGGCAATCGGCGAGGATATCTTCTGGGGGAGCACCTATCTTTATGTGACGGGCCACGGCAATATCCATTTCACTGATGAAGAGGCAGCTCTGTTGCGGTCGCACCTTGTTGCAGGGGCGTTTCTTCACGCCGATGACAACTATGGCATGGACCGTGCCTTCCAGCGAGAAATGAATAAAGTGTTTCCCGACAAGGACTGGGTGGAGCTACCCCCCGATCACCCCATTTTCAACATTGTCTTCCCCTTCCCCGACGGGCTGCCCAAGATTCACGAGCATGATGGCAAACGACCTCAGGGACTGGGATTGTTCCATGAAGGCCGGCTTATCGTTTTCTATACCTATGAATGCGATCTGGGTGATGGCTGGGAAGACCCACAGGTGCACGACGTGTCGCCTGAACTACGCGAGGCAGCCTTGAAAATGGGGACCAATATCATTGCCTACGCTCTGAGCCGGTGA
- a CDS encoding cation diffusion facilitator family transporter translates to MSAVSRQQQSKDERHRYHRVLWWAFGLNLTFMLVELGGGLVTGSMALLSDAGHMFTDVGAIGLALFASWLALKPKDPRRTYGYLRAEILGALVNGMALILLCGYILVEAYHRIGSPQPVPGGPVLAIATVGLMVNLSCALLMRPGRQANLSLEGAYLHMISDALGSIAAMVAGGVILLTGWTPIDTLVSVLIAVLILRGGWRLLMKSIDILMEGTPPEIDYHQVQEALKSREHIEDLHDLHIWSISSGVLALSAHIQLSNECVKSGHWPQCLRETQNYLRDQWGIEHTTLQTEPPFFRESYG, encoded by the coding sequence ATGAGCGCAGTATCACGTCAACAACAATCTAAAGACGAGCGGCACAGATATCACCGCGTTCTCTGGTGGGCTTTTGGTCTAAACCTTACGTTTATGCTTGTGGAGCTGGGTGGCGGGTTGGTCACTGGTTCTATGGCCCTCCTCTCCGATGCCGGACACATGTTCACCGATGTAGGTGCCATTGGCCTGGCCCTCTTTGCCAGCTGGCTGGCCCTGAAGCCTAAAGATCCCCGCCGCACCTATGGCTACCTACGGGCCGAAATCCTCGGTGCGCTGGTCAACGGCATGGCCCTCATCTTGTTGTGCGGCTATATCTTAGTGGAAGCTTACCACCGCATTGGCAGCCCACAACCCGTGCCCGGAGGACCGGTATTGGCCATCGCCACGGTGGGGCTCATGGTCAATCTGAGCTGCGCCTTGCTTATGCGTCCGGGGCGTCAGGCTAATCTGAGCCTGGAAGGGGCCTATCTCCATATGATATCCGACGCCCTGGGATCCATCGCGGCTATGGTAGCTGGTGGGGTGATCCTTCTTACCGGCTGGACCCCGATAGATACTCTCGTCAGCGTACTTATCGCCGTCCTCATTCTCCGCGGGGGATGGCGCCTACTCATGAAATCTATCGATATTCTCATGGAAGGAACACCCCCTGAAATTGACTACCACCAGGTCCAGGAAGCGCTTAAATCCAGGGAACATATTGAGGACTTGCACGATTTACATATCTGGTCTATTTCGTCGGGAGTACTGGCGCTAAGTGCCCATATTCAACTGAGTAATGAATGCGTCAAATCAGGACATTGGCCCCAGTGCCTCCGAGAAACTCAGAATTATCTAAGGGATCAGTGGGGAATTGAACATACTACTTTGCAGACTGAGCCACCCTTCTTCCGGGAGAGCTATGGCTAG